Proteins co-encoded in one Populus trichocarpa isolate Nisqually-1 chromosome 10, P.trichocarpa_v4.1, whole genome shotgun sequence genomic window:
- the LOC7496487 gene encoding diacylglycerol O-acyltransferase 3 has protein sequence MEVSRVISRQSPCFSSDSGFGNHQTRCEAFSRSRRIVNGFGVASKVHTGFRDKGHLKYYYGSEGLVVRCGGKKKDKETSTKKKLKLLKELSVVPHNDSVDDVQANLIAEATQLLMKQLGQLRAEEKELKRKKKEEKAKLKAVKMKTMLDCESSSSSESSDSECGEVIDMKRLRNEAVAEPIIGELQSVAQEEPTSILPALLTQESNVTEINGYHDHGLGIHGEECGGARSTSCSNAIRVSCNPTSSSMMSGTSDKRIEVCMGNKCKKSGGVALLEEFEKAVGIGGAVVGCKCMGKCRDGPNVRILKSGNEGVDDSVRIPAANPLCIGVGLEDVDVIVANFFGKELSVALAT, from the exons ATGGAGGTCTCACGTGTTATTTCCCGTCAGTCACCCTGTTTCTCTAGCGACAGTGGATTTGGCAATCATCAGACTCGTTGTGAAGCTTTTTCGAGATCCAGAAGAATTGTGAATGGGTTTGGAGTTGCAAGCAAGGTTCATACTGGGTTTAGAGATAAAGGGCATTTGAAGTACTACTATGGATCAGAAGGATTAGTTGTGAGATGtggagggaaaaagaaagacaaggaaACATCAACAAAGAAGAAGTTGAAATTGTTAAAAGAATTGTCAGTGGTTCCTCATAATGATTCTGTCGATGATGTTCAGGCCAACCTTATCGCt GAAGCAACACAATTGCTGATGAAACAGTTGGGACAGTTAAGAGCTGAGGAGAAGGAgttaaagaggaagaagaaagaagagaaggcGAAGCTGAAAGCTGTAAAGATGAAAACCATGCTTGACTGTGAATCATCCTCATCGTCTGAATCGAGCGACAGCGAATGTGGGGAGGTGATTGATATGAAGCGTTTGAGGAATGAAGCAGTTGCAGAGCCAATTATTGGGGAATTGCAATCAGTTGCTCAAGAAGAACCAACTTCAATCCTCCCGGCCTTGCTGACTCAAGAATCGAACGTTACAGAGATTAATGGGTATCATGATCATGGTTTGGGAATTCATGGAGAAGAATGCGGCGGTGCTCGAAGCACCAGTTGTAGCAATGCTATTAGGGTTAGTTGTAATCCCACAAGTTCCTCAATGATGTCAGGAACATCTGATAAGAGAATTGAGGTTTGCATGGGTAACAAGTGCAAGAAGTCTGGAGGTGTAGCGTTGTTGGAAGAATTTGAGAAGGCTGTTGGTATAGGGGGTGCTGTTGTTGGATGCAAGTGTATGGGGAAGTGCAGGGATGGTCCTAATGTGAGGATTTTGAAATCTGGTAATGAGGGAGTGGATGATTCTGTAAGGATTCCGGCTGCTAATCCTCTCTGCATTGGGGTTGGTTTAGAGGATGTAGATGTTATCGTCGCGAATTTCTTTGGGAAAGAGTTGAGTGTTGCTCTTGCAACTTAG
- the LOC7496486 gene encoding protein CHUP1, chloroplastic isoform X1 produces the protein MSQHSTTPSRHRVNFKTPKPAEVANNGSPVPSPANKTRAKSVPPDVKKDTKVRKSLVGNNKPKSGELVVGSQDVTVVGRSVNRPGSEQFARPRRQRPVLDPINASRRNEEESYKKGLHEKLELSETLINDLQSEVLALKVELDKANGLNQELELQNKKLTEDLAAAEAKVSALNTRHQSKESVGEHQRPRFKDIQKLIAIKLENSPVKKEAINGPSKVKTPQSPPPPPVPRFISKADVAERKAPTCPSLMPPPPPPPLPPMRPLARATTAPKTPAIVEFYNSIRKQEGKRDSPGLRSQYKPEKTSAHSSIVGEIQNRSTHLLAIKADIETKGDFINGLIQKVLAAAYTDIEDVLKFVDWLDGELSSLADERAVLKHFKWPEKKADAIREAAIEYRGLKLLESEISSFKDESNNPCGTALKKMAVLHDKSERSIQKLIKLRNSVMNSYQAWKIPTDWMLDSGIVSKIKQASMRLAKMYMKRVITELELARNSERECNQEALLLQGLHFAYRAHQFAGCLDSETMCAFEEIRQRVPGHLGGSRELLAAIPSS, from the exons ATGTCACAACATTCCACAACCCCATCTCGACACAGAGTCAATTTTAAGACGCCAAAACCAGCCGAGGTTGCTAATAATGGGTCACCAGTACCATCACCAGCCAACAAAACAAGAGCAAAATCCGTGCCTCCAGATGTGAAGAAAGACACCAAGGTAAGGAAGTCGCTGGTGGGGAACAACAAGCCAAAATCTGGAGAGCTGGTTGTGGGATCTCAGGATGTAACAGTGGTGGGTCGCTCCGTGAACCGACCAGGTAGCGAGCAATTTGCTAGGCCAAGGAGGCAAAGGCCTGTGTTGGATCCTATTAATGCTAGtagaagaaatgaagaagagaGCTATAAAAAGGGGTTGCACGAGAAACTTGAATTGTCTGAGACTTTGATTAACGATTTGCAGTCTGAGGTTTTGGCTTTGAAGGTAGAATTGGATAAAGCGAATGGCTTGAACCAAGAGCTCGAGTTGCAGAACAAGAAGCTCACTGAGGATCTTGCTGCTGCTGAAGCTAAGGTTTCAGCTCTTAACACTCGTCACCAG TCGAAGGAGTCTGTTGGAGAGCACCAGAGGCCAAGATTTAAGGACATTCAGAAACTTATTGCCATCAAATTGGAAAACTCACCAGTTAAGAAGGAAGCAATCAATGGACCAAGTAAAGTTAAAACCCCAcagtcaccaccaccaccaccagtaCCACGTTTCATATCCAAAGCTGATGTTGCAGAAAGGAAGGCTCCAACTTGTCCATCCTTGAtgccacctccacctccaccaccccTACCCCCAATGCGGCCTCTAGCAAGAGCAACTACTGCTCCTAAAACTCCAGCAATTGTAGAATTCTATAATTCAATAAGAAAGCAAGAGGGTAAGAGAGATTCTCCAGGACTGCGGAGTCAGTATAAACCAGAGAAAACTAGTGCACACAGCAGCATAGTTGGAGAGATCCAAAATCGCTCCACACATCTGTTAGCT ATAAAAGCGGACATTGAAACAAAGGGTGATTTCATCAATGGTCTTATTCAGAAAGTGCTAGCTGCAGCTTATACAGATATTGAGGATGTCTTAAAATTCGTGGATTGGCTTGACGGTGAACTCTCATCTTTG GCTGATGAACGAGCTGTGTTAAAGCATTTCAAGTGGCCGGAGAAGAAAGCAGATGCAATCAGAGAAGCGGCTATAGAATATCGTGGCCTTAAACTATTAGAAAGTGAGATATCTTCCTTTAAGGATGAATCTAATAATCCATGTGGAACTGCCTTGAAAAAGATGGCTGTCTTACATGACAA GTCAGAGCGAAGCATTCAAAAGCTGATTAAACTTAGAAACTCCGTTATGAACTCTTACCAGGCTTGGAAGATTCCAACTGATTGGATGCTTGATTCGGGAATTGTAAGCAAG ATAAAGCAGGCTTCTATGAGGCTGGCAAAGATGTACATGAAGAGAGTGATAACAGAACTTGAATTGGCCCGTAATTCTGAGAGAGAATGCAATCAAGAAGCTCTCCTGCTTCAAGGTTTGCATTTTGCATATAGGGCTCACCAG TTTGCTGGATGTCTTGATTCAGAAACAATGTGTGCTTTTGAAGAGATAAGACAGCGGGTTCCGGGACACCTAGGAGGATCTCGAGAATTACTAGCTGCCATACCATCATCATGA
- the LOC7496486 gene encoding protein CHUP1, chloroplastic isoform X2, which produces MSQHSTTPSRHRVNFKTPKPAEVANNGSPVPSPANKTRAKSVPPDVKKDTKVRKSLVGNNKPKSGELVVGSQDVTVVGRSVNRPGSEQFARPRRQRPVLDPINASRRNEEESYKKGLHEKLELSETLINDLQSEVLALKVELDKANGLNQELELQNKKLTEDLAAAEAKVSALNTRHQESVGEHQRPRFKDIQKLIAIKLENSPVKKEAINGPSKVKTPQSPPPPPVPRFISKADVAERKAPTCPSLMPPPPPPPLPPMRPLARATTAPKTPAIVEFYNSIRKQEGKRDSPGLRSQYKPEKTSAHSSIVGEIQNRSTHLLAIKADIETKGDFINGLIQKVLAAAYTDIEDVLKFVDWLDGELSSLADERAVLKHFKWPEKKADAIREAAIEYRGLKLLESEISSFKDESNNPCGTALKKMAVLHDKSERSIQKLIKLRNSVMNSYQAWKIPTDWMLDSGIVSKIKQASMRLAKMYMKRVITELELARNSERECNQEALLLQGLHFAYRAHQFAGCLDSETMCAFEEIRQRVPGHLGGSRELLAAIPSS; this is translated from the exons ATGTCACAACATTCCACAACCCCATCTCGACACAGAGTCAATTTTAAGACGCCAAAACCAGCCGAGGTTGCTAATAATGGGTCACCAGTACCATCACCAGCCAACAAAACAAGAGCAAAATCCGTGCCTCCAGATGTGAAGAAAGACACCAAGGTAAGGAAGTCGCTGGTGGGGAACAACAAGCCAAAATCTGGAGAGCTGGTTGTGGGATCTCAGGATGTAACAGTGGTGGGTCGCTCCGTGAACCGACCAGGTAGCGAGCAATTTGCTAGGCCAAGGAGGCAAAGGCCTGTGTTGGATCCTATTAATGCTAGtagaagaaatgaagaagagaGCTATAAAAAGGGGTTGCACGAGAAACTTGAATTGTCTGAGACTTTGATTAACGATTTGCAGTCTGAGGTTTTGGCTTTGAAGGTAGAATTGGATAAAGCGAATGGCTTGAACCAAGAGCTCGAGTTGCAGAACAAGAAGCTCACTGAGGATCTTGCTGCTGCTGAAGCTAAGGTTTCAGCTCTTAACACTCGTCACCAG GAGTCTGTTGGAGAGCACCAGAGGCCAAGATTTAAGGACATTCAGAAACTTATTGCCATCAAATTGGAAAACTCACCAGTTAAGAAGGAAGCAATCAATGGACCAAGTAAAGTTAAAACCCCAcagtcaccaccaccaccaccagtaCCACGTTTCATATCCAAAGCTGATGTTGCAGAAAGGAAGGCTCCAACTTGTCCATCCTTGAtgccacctccacctccaccaccccTACCCCCAATGCGGCCTCTAGCAAGAGCAACTACTGCTCCTAAAACTCCAGCAATTGTAGAATTCTATAATTCAATAAGAAAGCAAGAGGGTAAGAGAGATTCTCCAGGACTGCGGAGTCAGTATAAACCAGAGAAAACTAGTGCACACAGCAGCATAGTTGGAGAGATCCAAAATCGCTCCACACATCTGTTAGCT ATAAAAGCGGACATTGAAACAAAGGGTGATTTCATCAATGGTCTTATTCAGAAAGTGCTAGCTGCAGCTTATACAGATATTGAGGATGTCTTAAAATTCGTGGATTGGCTTGACGGTGAACTCTCATCTTTG GCTGATGAACGAGCTGTGTTAAAGCATTTCAAGTGGCCGGAGAAGAAAGCAGATGCAATCAGAGAAGCGGCTATAGAATATCGTGGCCTTAAACTATTAGAAAGTGAGATATCTTCCTTTAAGGATGAATCTAATAATCCATGTGGAACTGCCTTGAAAAAGATGGCTGTCTTACATGACAA GTCAGAGCGAAGCATTCAAAAGCTGATTAAACTTAGAAACTCCGTTATGAACTCTTACCAGGCTTGGAAGATTCCAACTGATTGGATGCTTGATTCGGGAATTGTAAGCAAG ATAAAGCAGGCTTCTATGAGGCTGGCAAAGATGTACATGAAGAGAGTGATAACAGAACTTGAATTGGCCCGTAATTCTGAGAGAGAATGCAATCAAGAAGCTCTCCTGCTTCAAGGTTTGCATTTTGCATATAGGGCTCACCAG TTTGCTGGATGTCTTGATTCAGAAACAATGTGTGCTTTTGAAGAGATAAGACAGCGGGTTCCGGGACACCTAGGAGGATCTCGAGAATTACTAGCTGCCATACCATCATCATGA